The following DNA comes from Pleuronectes platessa chromosome 9, fPlePla1.1, whole genome shotgun sequence.
GGGACGACACAGTTTACCCAGAGACGCCACCAAGAAGCCGGGTCCTGGAACCTACAACCCGGAGAAAGTGACTGTTCACAAAGCCCGGGCGCCGGCCTTCTCTCTGGGCATCAGACACTCAGAATTTGTCACCCCACTGGTTGTCCACATTTCTGACTGAACATCAATCACTTGGATGGAATGACAGAAACATCATTATGCAATGGAAGGAGAATATGCTTGAGCAACACATgtaaagaaagtacaatttattttgttctttcagCAACAAAGTGTAATTTGAATCAATCCTGACTCACTGTCAAAATGTATAATACCTAGAAATTTAATATGTACATAACACAAACATAAAGAACAAACATTCAACACCATGTGTTAACCATAGgcttaagaaaaataaaaccctATGTCTGTATGACCGCTCAGTAAATAAATCAAACTTAACAAAATGACTtccaaagacatttaaaaacataaaaaatgtacagTTGACAGACAAACATTCTCCATATCATTAATCAACATTCACAGCAGAATCAAGATAGTTGCCTCTAATTACCTCTTAAAATTGAGGGactgagaaagaagaagaaaaaatacaacTAAGGGTTTGCTGCACAATACATTTACAACAAATGTAGAGATGTACGCAGGAGCGGTGTACGGTCCAAAGACGATACTAATAAGCAGAGATAATAGCAGGTATTTTACAGATGGTTCCCGATCAGTCCGTTGGGAGATGCCTTCTGAAAAGCAGTATGTGGGGCTCTGGAAGGTGAAAGCAAAGGATCAGTGCATCAGTATCATCTGTGGTATAGGTGGTTACACCATAAAGCAGGAGTCACTAACAGGCGGTCCGCGTCCGTACCCAGAAGCCATCCCGTACGGACCCGGACCTACAGCCAAAACAGAAGGTTATGATTTACAACCTGACACGGCGCTTCTATTTGTAACCGGCGCATCTTTTGTAGTCTTTACGGTAGTGGTTTAGCAGATGAGGAAACGCACAGACCAATTGCATGCGAGCTAAGCATTTCCACGTGATACTACTCAGCCAATCAAGTCTGTGCATTCCAGGTAACATTGCGACTCTACAgtgcagacaggtgagagagttAGAGGCAAGTAACACATGAAAAGACgttagaaagaaaaagaaagataacGATACAGGTAGAGAAAACAAATAGAGAGATTCAGACGACTGAgccggagaaagagagagaaagatggagaaacaggagtgagacagagaaagatggagaaacaAAGGAGTGAGATGGAGACAGTGAAGAAACAGGAGTGTAACGGAGAAACAGACGGAAAAAGTGGGGGAGTGGGAtataagaggggaagaaaatgaTTCTAAAACTGTTCAATTGTTAAGATGTGTTGAGAATTGATTATCTGTAAAATTGGTTGAGACTTTTGAGTCAAGATGTGAAACAGAACAATTATAGCTTTTGcttcctttattttatttttctgaagtTAAGCCCTTTATTTGAACATGCACAATTTTcccgttttatttattttctcttattttgaaatgcagccCTACTTCTATTTagttaatgacagaacattatACATATCTGCAATCATACATATATGTTCAGTTCTACTTTAAGTGACAATAAATTTTGTCAAAAAGTTTTTGAATCGTactaaattaatttgatttgacagtCAGGTAGTGAGTACATGCAGATGTTGATACAAAAACTAGActacttaaatatatatcacaCTAAATAGTTAGACATTATGATCTTCCGTCCTTTGCTTCAAGACATTTTCTCTAACTGGACCTCTTTAAATTGTAGTTGAATACCCCTGCCATAAAGTATGTATGTTCCCAATGAGCTGTGGTCTGATCTTTGACACAGTCCAATGGCACATGCAAGCAGATATTAAAGCGACATTAGTTTAATTGTCCTGTGATATAAAATGGGAAGAACAGTGCTCGTTCTTGCTAAATGTAACTTTGGTGGGTGGGtacgatctcctgtgagaagtgtgCCACTGACTAATAGTTGCAGCTTAAACTGCCAGAATATTTTATATACtcattttataaaaaggttACTGATCATTATAATCATTGGTCTTCTAATTCATCTTACTGATCATTTTAATCATTCATCTCCTTAAAAAATGTAGCTCAGGAAACACACAATTGATCTGACTATCACAGGCTGCTGCAGCAACACATTTACCTAAAGAAATTcaagggaaatgtgtgtgtaaaacgaCTGGGATGAAGAATCCAGGTCCTCATATAGCTCAGCTCAAGCCTTCCTCAGGGTTTCAATGACTCAGAGACAAAGTCATTATTTGCAGTCTTCATGCCATTATTTTTGGACATAGGTTTGCCTAGAAATTCTTGACATGTCTTCCCTCCCATGAGCACCAGTGGTGTGATGGAAACCAGTAGCACTCCGGCCAACTCTTTCTAATACATTaactttgtttaaatatttctaAATAATTTGTGCTTGTAACTAAGACTTTGGATCTTTTATGATTTCTCTTACACTCTTCGTCTTGTACTGAGGGAAGGACCCCAGATGTccttgtatctctctctcttttctctcttctctctcggTGCCTTGTGAGTATTATGAAAGTGTGGGTCTGTCGTCTGGGCTCCATGTGGGACTCACCTGGCTTGTGGATCATGTAGTGAATCCAGCCCTGGCTCTGCTGCACCCCCAGGCCCCTCCACTCGTCCTCGCTCATCAGGTGGGAGGAGGGCACCAGTTTCGACAGCTGCTTCGGGAGCACGACATGcctgtgagaggaagaggagctacATTGTGAGGAAGGACCCATGGGGCTCAGAGAGTAGCTTTGTGAGGGAAACAACCTCCCGTCAATCGCAGGGGAACTAAATGCAACGTAAACACTCGGCAACTACATTTACAGCATCAGCAAAGTAGCTTGTTTACTCTCATTTTACCTGCGGCAGCTACGTAACGTTAGCATTACGACTTTACGACACAAGTATGCGATACGTGGAGCATATGGTGGTGTTCTTTAAATAGTATAAAGGAGACAATAACCTTACACATGTATATCAAACTAAACACACAGGGAGGGAGTTGCCAACGGGCGCTAACGTTGTGTTTAGCCAGGGAGCTAACCTCGTCTCTCCGAAGATAGCTTACTGTCGGCTGGAGTCAAAACAACGGTCTTTTGAACACGCTAGCATCGTCGTTAGCCTCACCTGTACTCGAACTCCTCGTCGGTGTACTTGTCAGAGTAGTAGATCTGTTTCTTCGACATGTTGGGTGTGAAGTCAGCAGATGTGTTGTATAAAGTCCGTCACTGCGTATGGAGAACAGGAAACGAGCTTCTGTCATCTGCCGCTGTTTTCTGACCGGGATTCAAACCTCAACGGCTCCGCGCTCTGATTGGTCCACGCAGGAGACCGACCCTTCGAACACAGATCGTCTATTTAGTGAGCGATGTgcttctgaggaggaggaaacgagGGGGAAATGATTTTCGAACAGTTCGTGCATTTGctctaaataatttaaaaacatgtacagttacaatcagaaatattcaaccccctcacctcaatagacattatagtgatgtggaagacagataatgacaataaatgacaaaaaaactcatcaaacaacaaaagatatttgtTGATGCGTATttttagcctgacgttgtcagactcacaattctagtcagaatgtgagtctgagaccgctccattgggctgaccaggactgaccaggaagtaaaattcctcttcactcaattggatagacctacaaccaatcagagcaacgtagtatgtgacgtatgctaagcaacgcattgtgagttatttcccatgttaaaactttgtgccgaactgaagcaccgcgaggcagccttggcgcagcgcggtgcttcagcctccggtgtgaccggcacaaagccgtgcagcgatctactggatcaacgggtgatattattagcgctgcccggcggttcagcgtcgcttcagtgtccgttgtgaacagccaagcgccagggcgatagggattagcgcggtgctttggcgtcgcctccacgttctgtgttcctctttcaaaatgaggactcaatggcagcatctacacatctcagctcgccagcggcaggcatgtttgttgaaaacgaattacaCCCAAGGgctctttgatgacgtggtggattacgttaccgttgatcatctgtcaatcatcgtataaagcccgccctgacaatctgattggcccggtcgggcatgattttttcccaacggagcgactccagaccgaactgcccgaccaaaaatgttgtgggcggggctaaattcgtctggcatccaggctagcgtattttagttattttgacaacagaagttgacttaactttgaagttcaaatgaaaaatttaactctttcaacacatgtgcatgtgcagtattattcaaccccccagcttcagtactttgtggctcatcctctagcttttataacttctaaaaagtgttttcggtaagtgcggacaagcttcttacacctcacgattggaatctttgcccatttttcaagtgcaaaagcctctagatcagtgatgtttgatggcttccatgctgcaactgccctctttaaatcccaccaaagattttcaatcaaatttgaatctggtgactgtgaatgccattccaggacgttccaggatctttttctcaaccaagctttggtggacttggaggttttgctttggatcattgtcttgctggaaagtccaatgatcaccaaggtttaatttgtcaacagaaggcatcacattcctctttaaaatggcctggtatttctgtgaatccatgatgccatgtacacaataaagattgctagttcctgccgcagaaaaacagcccaacatcatctttgaccaacctccatgctggactgtggggatggtattcttctggtcctaagcctggcctttcacacgccagacataccgctggtccatacgtccaaacagttccagtttggtttcatcagtccatagaactgtcacccaaaactcagtagtcttatccaaattcctcctggcatattctagtcgacttttgatgttccttgcggtcaagagctgagtgtgtcttgaagccggccatgaagtccttttttattcagtgcacgtcttatagttgccactgacgcacttgtaccagccttcatcaggtcatcctgtaggtgtcttgcagtcacacaggggtttatctgagttgttctgactaagttgctgagggtccttgatgaaatgtttggctttcttccacggccaggcaggtttgaagctgctccatcagttttaaacttcctgataatgttcccaattgtttctcttggaatataattttttggggaaatcttcttctacccaaggcctttcaggtgtaatgaaataatctcctctctcagcttttgtggaagctcctttgtctttcccatgattccaactcaccttgaataccttcatgggtggggtttatatatgcatcacagctgaagcaaatgaaggatcagtatagagttcccaaaggcttaataatgtttcaactcaactttaggacaaaaaaactgtcagacagctttaaaaacaacaatattatatagggtttgaataattgtgacatggctatcttaacaaaatatactgctacacacaaatactacatcatgcattttccgtgttaATTTTCTGAATCACTCAACTCATTTTCTgaatcactcaactcataaagaagtcatccgaagcagaatctttctCAAagagcagaatcttgctcaaagaacagaatcttgctcaaagagcaagattctgtcaactttaattgataaatccttaaaatctttggggggttgaatatttctgattgcaactgtacattTCGcctatattattaaaaaaaagactttaaTGCCACATGGGCTGAGTAGATAAAGTTAAAATAAGTTTCAGTGTTAGGTTAAATATATCTgatgtattttgaaaaggtttcTACGGTGGCGAAGAGAGATCACTGCACTGCAAAttatgaaaacacatgaaagtAGAACATGTGTAAATCTAAAAAAAGacgtgcaaattaaaaaaacacatgaaacttgaaaataagatatttcatcattattatcattctcCTAGAGTTGCCACAACAAATTAAGGGAACAAATTGTTTCATCAACAAAGGCACTGGAAAAGGACCACTGTGCTGAGCTTTACTCTTCTTGAAGCTGTGCCTACCAAAACACACTAGACAGCACCAAGTTAATacttatttcaaacttttgtgaacaaaaagtaaaatacaacgAGTCTCCTGGAAcgcgttcacattgaccgatctatCATGACCCGAAAAAAAAATAAGCCTTGAGGGGCATTAAGAAAAACATAACAGGAAGCCagccattttgcatttagtggccattttggccaaattccacatttttactttgaggtactggtaccagggcttacatcagatcaacttcaaattgagatgaaaacaaaaacaattaaacattaaaaacaatttatagaATTTCtgggactgcaaagcagcactgaacgggcccgagcacatgcacTTTGAAGAGTGGCATGCGTTTTGGGCACTGccgcaaggataaacgcttcacttcctgcgtccgtcacatgatgtcgatccttgcctgctaaatgctcattagattaaatatgtttgttttgaatcactGCCCTATGATCTATGTTGTTTTATGAGTCAAGTATCACACAGATTGACCGACAGAACCAAATCATCCCAGTACAAACACAAgcatataaaaataattatcttaAATTTTATAGTTTGGGGACTTCACAGCTGACTCTGAATTTAACAATcctgctgtttgacatttaTCGTCATTCAACGTAAACGAGGGCTCCTCCGTCATCGCTGCTTCACTGTCCGTGTGTGAGTGTAATGCTGCGTTCCAGACGACTCGTATGTCAGATATTCTGACATATTGCCCAGTTCCgaacaaacatgtctgactaTGAGAAGCTGATTAATTTGTCTCGTGCTGAGAAAATTCAACTGTAGCCAGTGCAGCCTCCGTTCgtacaaaaacaaagaggaggatgGCGACGACGCCGTTATCTTTTACTAGACTTTTGTTCTTGGAAAGACATTTGATACataaaggagaacacacactgtcattgaaTCTCACGAAACAAGAAAccatcattttaaaacaaacatatttaatcatatgaaCTAGTTAAGAACACACTTTCATACTGTGCACAAAGGAACACAAATTAACCTTAAAATGATTATGTAGAAATCAGTAGAAACAcgatatataaacacaaatctttTGTGTTATTCAATGAGTTACATTTTCTAGggaaataaaaactgttaatattctatttaaaacagtgaactatgaatatgtataatatgaatatcttcTGATAAATCTGAATAAATCTTTTGTTGCAAATGTTGCAACTGAGTTACATTTTCTAGGGACATACAAACTGTTAATATTCTATTTAAAACAGTGAActatgaatatgtataatatgaatatcttcTGATAAATCTGAATAAATCTTTTGTTGCAAAGGTTGCAACTGAATCACTTCTCTCCTTTATGAATCCTCACATGTCTGGTACAATAGGACTGAATCTTAAATCTTTAACACACTTTAGATCAActaaactgtttctctcctgtatgaatccacATATGTTTATTTAGAATGCTCCTTCGGGTAAATATTTTAcgacactcagagcaactaaatggtttctctcctgtatgaatcttcatatgtctatttagatCGCTCCTTtggctaaatcttttaccacattcagagcaactaaacagtttctctcctgtatgactcatAATATGTGTTTTTAGATTGCCCTTtaggttaaatcttttaccacacttagagcaactaaacggtttctctcctgtatgaatcttcatatgtctatttagacCGCCACTTtggctaaatcttttaccacacttagagcaactaaacggtttctctcctgtatgaatcttcatatgtctatttagacCGCCCCTTtggctaaatcttttaccacactcagagcaactaaacggtttctctcctgtatgactcctcatatgtatatttagataGCGCCTTTGGGTATATCTtctaccacactcagagcaactaaacggtttctctcctgtatgaatcttCATATGTATTTTTAGACGGCCCTGTTGGTTAAATCtcttaccacactcagagcaactaaacaaaTTTGTTTCTGTCTTACATCCCATATCACTTAAAgcctgtttgttatttattgtatttaaaccAGTCTGAGGTTCCCTGGTGTCCATCCAATCCTCACTGTCTTCAGTCTCAGAATAgtcttcagtctcagaagagtcttcagtctcagaagagtcttcagtcttgtcctcagTACCTTGTTGTAAATATCCATCAGGACCTGAGGTCCTGGCTAgttctggtcctccacagtccgcTCTGTTCTCCTTCGTCTCACTCGGTTGAAGCTTTGACGATTTaaatttctcttcatcttcttcactcttcacagcgacaggagtcaatgtgaacttgatatcagcctcctccagtccttgaagctgctgtccatcctgattggtccacggttcctcctgttcctccggTTCCTCTTTAATttgggggggctctgggtcctcctggtccacaagagggctccactgctgctgctcagggggcACCTGttctttattcaccatcagttgctggtggtctgcaggacacactgaaacacaaatacacacgtatatcatttcagagtttcctgaagtgttttgaaaaacttgtgttgtgtcgcTTAATGTCGactgttgtgatttttgaatGATCACATTAAGGAATTCGAGCTGTTGAGGTTGTTTACAGTTGGTGTTACGACGCAGCTCGTAAAGGAAGCAGCATAAAACAAAGGGTTTATGGCAAaaaagtttttcattttgaggcCAAATAAACCAATTAGGTGTCggcgtgttcgtttatcctaaataagagaaGATGGTGCAAAGGCGTAGTCCGACGCCTCTTGGCACTGGAACCAGGGAGTGACAAGGAGCCGCTCCCAGTCACGCTTCTACTCTGATAATTGCTGGGCAACTCTCCCTACCCTGAAAGCTCGATGttgtgtttcataaactagCCTTGAGTAAAGAATATTGTGATCCTGCTCTAACGGCTGTAAcaactaaaggccaatgtatgcttctgcgttttgacggacacggacagataggaccgccctctccaacgtggaacgccctctccgtgcctctctgaggctcctcggagagcttttcgtgccgcgctcatttttctaactatacgtcgaaattacggacagcccacggatagcacttggctgtgattggtccgctaacgccagcatttcggaatggaaacttcctgttccattccctacatcacaataaaccaaaatcacaactacgactctatgattattgTGACAAGTATGTCCGGCTggcggtggctggttagagcacttacagcatgtgtgtacggtcacatacggttataacgaactttgataacggggctagcgggctagccaccatgctaactgcggtgggaacagcgcaaaaacccgctgactttaatcccacggctcatgacactgtttctcaaacaccgtcaggttagaagcaaacacttggtagtagctagtatcgagtgtccgtgctgactgtgtgtggaagttggggggagctagctgcctccgtgtagcttcaagctgttgcagctgttgaattagcaacgcagtttggaaacaagaccggggaaccgctgcgctaagacacgataacaaaagcattttgacccgctgggtgtcactttattcagcaaaaactgtcgcgtcatcaacatcatttttctgttaccatcgttcactgtgtttgaggagccgggaggacgtaaataaaccagcgtggacttcttctatatacctcatgaggtaggcttgtctaa
Coding sequences within:
- the LOC128447813 gene encoding zinc finger protein 2-like, whose translation is MSGSALPLKTSCCRWMENGGGKVQVPALRAMLTERLMAAEEEILAGLEETLAEYEDRVERTEREICRQRRLLDAVMKPEVRLHRAVCPADHQQLMVNKEQVPPEQQQWSPLVDQEDPEPPQIKEEPEEQEEPWTNQDGQQLQGLEEADIKFTLTPVAVKSEEDEEKFKSSKLQPSETKENRADCGGPELARTSGPDGYLQQGTEDKTEDSSETEDSSETEDYSETEDSEDWMDTREPQTGLNTINNKQALSDMGCKTETNLFSCSECGKRFNQQGRLKIHMKIHTGEKPFSCSECGRRYTQRRYLNIHMRSHTGEKPFSCSECGKRFSQRGGLNRHMKIHTGEKPFSCSKCGKRFSQSGGLNRHMKIHTGEKPFSCSKCGKRFNLKGNLKTHIMSHTGEKLFSCSECGKRFSQRSDLNRHMKIHTGEKPFSCSECRKIFTRRSILNKHMWIHTGEKQFS
- the cks2 gene encoding cyclin-dependent kinases regulatory subunit 2 → MSKKQIYYSDKYTDEEFEYRHVVLPKQLSKLVPSSHLMSEDEWRGLGVQQSQGWIHYMIHKPEPHILLFRRHLPTD